From the genome of Solanum lycopersicum chromosome 7, SLM_r2.1:
tgtgaatttacaaaacaccccaagccaaaGAAGCAGAATCCAGCAACCATTTGCAGGACCACCATCGACGGACCCAAGCAACGGGGTGTCAACTGAGCAATGGCCCGTGCAGCTAGGGCATCATTTGGGTCTGCAGCTAGGAACATAGAGGGTTTTAATCCTTGACTAAGTCCCAGCCTACGCCCCTAGATGACAGGGCGTCAATTGACCCCAGGTGTTAGACACGCAAACTGCTTAATCTAACCGTGTGCAGACATgtcaaggacttgggcattggtctttgcatggatgatggcaaaacagtgcaacacaagttcaaggtgcttgggtgttggcaacGCAGCTTGAACGTGCATGGCTTACGTGCGGGCTAAGGGCATTGGTAAGGCATCATGTTGACTTGATGAGGCAAGGCTGTGAAGACTTGGCAATGTCAAGAACAAAGGCAGTTCACCCAAAATCGCTGAAATAAAACTATGTGTTGGAagacagctaaaatattctaagtgttggaagctggctgaaatattctaagtgttggaatgaagcctgaaatattctaagtgttagaatattagtatttcgtgtagataagaatgtaatttgaattagattctatctgttggaaatatagctgttggaaagttagttttgaacccTGTGATGACAAGTGTCTGACAGATGTCATTTGTAACCGCCGCATGTAACTACCATTGAGCAGAATTTATATTTAAAGGTGGAAATTCGTCCAAGGCATAGATAGAGTGTTTCTAGCCTTAGATTAATTCgtgaagccttcctttgtattaattaaagGTTAATAAAGGTTAGGACTGGTTCCTGTAAACTCTGTTGGTTGTTTGACGCTGCTGTTTTAAGTATTGTTATACTTCGTCAATTTTCGTGGGTGCAAGTAGGCTGAGTGTTACAAACGTTTGTAAGACTGCCTAGAGTGGtgtgcaataaaaataaatcgaccctctttcaattggtatcaaAGCGTGGTTAAACAATGGTGAAAATGCAGAATTGTAGGAATTTGCACGAAAAATTGAATCCTTCGTCGGGTTTACTGAAGAAATTTTGGGAGACCCCACGTTTGTGGATTTATTCACACAAATCATTGAGTTGAGAGTTGACGCTGAGAAAGTTCAGGGAGAAATTGGTGGATATCAACAGAATGTTGATAACCACATCACTTAAATTCTGGACTTTCGTACCATAACTAAGCAAAAACTAGAGGGACTGTAGAAGTAAAATGAGAACCTTCGTGCAGAGCTCGTTGTGTTGTGTCGGGCTGTGGCTACGTTAAGTTAAACTCGTGTTGAATCGTCTAAGGTAAAGATTCTAGAACCTAAGGCCTTTTGTGGCGCAATGAGTGCTAAAGAATTGGAAAATTTCATCTGGTACATGGAACAGTATTTTACTGCTGCTAGAGTGTCGGACGCTGATAAGTTGAATATTACCACAATGTATTTATCGGGTGATGCGAAACTTTGGTGGAGGACTCGTAATGAAGACGACGTAAGTGATGGTTGTCCTAGAATTGATACATGGGATAAGCTAATCAAAGAAATGCGTGATCAATTTCTTACTAGCAATGCATCTTGGCTTGCAAGGGATACATTGAAAAGGCTAAGGCAGATGGGTTCAGTGAGGGAATACATAAAAGAATTTACCTCTGTGATGTTAGACATACAAAATATGTCTTATGAAGATAAACTTCACAACTTCATTTCGGGCATGCAAGGCTGGGCTCAAAACGAACTACGAAGGCAGAATGTTAAAGATCTGCCCGGGGCAATTGCTGCCGCCGATTCGTTAGTGGATTTCTGGACGACTCGTCCTTCGACAGACGTCCGCTCCActtcaaaaactaagaaaaataatgagacGAAAGGGGAATGGAGAAAGGATAGTCGTAAATACAAtacaaatgataaaggaaaGGCACAAATGAAGGATTGGAAAGACAGGCCAAACAACAAAGATGGAAATTCGAAGGGCTGTTGGACTTGTGGTGGTCCTCATTTGGCCAAACCTTGTCCAAACCGGGAAAAAGTGAATGCTTTGCTTGCTGGTAATATgaatcaaagggaggaggatgaAGAAATTGTGGCTGCAATGGCAAACCCATTGGGATTGTCCTACAATCACATTATGGGTATCAATAATGTTGGAGATATCTCTAGTACTTCGAATCCTCATGCTTTCttaattcatatagaaatgaaaatgaaagaacaACGTGTGATGGCAATGGTTGATACAGGGGCCACACACACGTTTGTAGATGTGAAGATTGCTACAAAATTGGGCTGAAGTTGTCTAAAAGCCCTTCCTACATCAAAACAGTCAATGCTAAGGCACAAGCCATTGTGGGCATGGCTTATGGTGTGTCTATGTCGACTGGAAGTTGGGTGGGAAAACATAACTTGATGGTGATGCCGCTTGGTGATTttgaaatcatacttgggaTTGATTTCATAAGGAAATTCCAATTTGTTCCGTTTCCTCACTTAGATGGAGTGATGGTCATGAATGGAAGCAATGTTGGCTTTTTCAAAGGTGTTCATCCGTTTGGTAACATTAATAAAGTTGCAAAGAAGAAAGACAATGGAATGTTGTTGTCTGCTATGTCaatcgacaaagggctgaagaaAGGTGAAGACACTATACTTGCTGCCTTGGTCGAAGTAAAACCTGCTGTGAAGATGGAAGTGCCTGATTGTGTTGGTGAATTGCTTAAACAATATGCTGATGTTATGCCGCCTGAATTACCAATGAAATTACCACCAAGGAGAGATATCGATCATAAGATTGACTAGCTGCCTGGTATGGTTGCTCCTGCACAGTATCCTTAACGTATGGCTCCTAAGAAATTAGTTGAATTACGCAAACAATTGAATGAATTGCTAGATGTTGGATTGATTCAGCCGTCTAAGGCCTCATATGGTGCTCCTGTTCTATTTCAAAAGAAACAGGATGGAACAATACGAATGTGTGTAGACTATCGGGCGCTGAACAAGGCAACTACAAAGAACAAGTATCCGGTACCGTTCATGCAAGATTTGATGAACAGGTTAAACAAGGCATGCTGGTTCGCAAAACTTGATCTGAGGGCAGGTTATTGGCAGGTTAGGATAGCAGAGGGTGATGAACCAAAAATAACATGTGTAACTAGATATGGTTCCTATGAATTCCTTATAATGTCGTTTGGGCTAACTAATGCCCCGACAATGTTTTGCAACTTAATGAACAATGCACTGTTTGACTATGTTGATGActttattgttgtttatttaGATGATATAGTCATTTGTAGTCGAACATTGGAAGAACATGTTAATCACCTAAGTTTGGTTTTTGTCTCTATTGAGGAAATACACGCTTTATGTCAAGATGGAAAAGTTTGAATTTGCTCAACAAGAGATAAAATTCTTGGGGCATCTTGTTAGTAAACACCAATTTCGAATGGATCCTAAGAAAGTGCAAGCAATTGTTAATTGGCAGGCACCTCGTCATGTGAAGCATTTGAGGTCGTTTCTTGGCTTGGCTAACTATTACAGAAAGTTTATTGTTGGTTACTCAAAGAAGGCAACAGCTTTGacaaatttgttgaagaaggatACAAAGTGGGTTTGGTCTGAACGGTGTGATGAAGCATTTCAGAATTTGAAGAATGCTATTGCATTTGAACCTATACTCAAATTGCCAGATTTTGAGTTACCATTTGAAGTGCATACTGATGCGTTAGACAAAGGAATTGGTGGCGTATTAGTGCAGGAAGGTCATCCAGTGGCCTTTGAAAGTAGAAAATTGAATGATGCTGAAAAAAGATACTCAACACATGAAAACAAAATGGTTGTGGTGGTACACTGTTTGCAGGTTTGGAGAGTTTATCTCTTGGGCACTCGATTTGTAGTGAGAACTGATAAAATAGcaaatacatttttcaagacaCAGAAAATGTTGAGTCCTAAACAAGCACGGTGGCAAGAACTCTTAGCAGAATATGATTTCATGTGGGAACATAAACCAGGAAAACAAAACCAGGTTGCTGATGCGCTGAGTAGAAAAGAAGTGTTTGTTGcagtatattcaatttcaaaactgGAAATTGCTGTTTATGATAGAATCAGGTTGTGTGCTGCAAATGATTCTTTGTATGTTAAATGGATGGGTGAAGTGCAAGATGGCACAATAAGACGGTATTGGATCGAGGACGATCTACTGTATTTTAAAGGGGGGAGGATCGTTGTACCAAATCAGGGCGGGTTGCGCAAAGACTTAATGAAAGAGGCTCATGACTTTTCTTGGGCTGGACATCCCGGTGTTGAAAGGATGTTAGCTTTACAGTCTCGTGTttatttttggccaaaaatggaAGACGATATAGAGGCATACGTCAAGACTTGTCATGTTTGTCAAGTTGACAAGACTGAACGTAAGAAGGAAGCAGGTTTGCTGAAACCTTTGCCTATTCCTGAAAGGCCATGGCTATCAGTAAGCATGGATTTCATTTCTAGATTCCCTAAAGTAGATGGCAAAGCATCTATCATGGTGGCAGTTGATAGGTTCTCAAAATATTCCGTTTTTATTGATGCTCCTGAATTATGCTCATCTGAAGTTGTTGTTGAGTTGTTCTACAAACATGTGGTTAAGTATTTTGGTGTTCCGACTGATATTGTGAGTGATAGAGACACAAGGTTCACTGGTAGATTTTGGACAACATTGTTCAATATGATGGGAACTGAACTAAAATTTTCTACTGCAAATCACCCACAAACAGATGGACAGACGGAAAGAATTAATCACTTGTTGGAGAAATACTTGAGGCACTATGTGACAGCAAAGTCAACGGAATTGGGTAGCATTGTTAGACACTGCGTAGTTTTGCTATAATCTGCACAAGTCGTCTGCAACAAAAATGAGCCCTTTTGAAATCGTCTTAGGCAGACAGCTTATGACGCCACAGGATGTTGCCAAATCTAAAAATCACGGAAAGTGTTCAGCAGCATACAGGGTTGCAAGGGACAGACTTGAAATGTTATTTGAGGCACAAGATAGTTTGTGCAAGGCTCAGCGGCGCATGAAGAAATATGTTGATCAACATCGTCGCTCAGTTGAGTTCAATGTGGGTGACAAGGTGTTGCTGAAACTTACCCCACAAATCTGGAAATAGATTGTAAGTAAGACCAGACATCGGGGTTTGATTCCTAAGTATGATGGTCCATTCTAAGTGGTGAAACGAGTGGGCGAAGTTGCTTATAGGTTGAAGCTGCCAGAAAGGTTGAAAATCCATCTCACTTTCCATGTGAGTTTCTTGAAACCATACTTTGCAGATGCGGATGATCCGGACAGAAACAGGTCAAAGAGGGATCCTCCATCAGTACCTACACAGTATGATGCTGAAATTGAGAAGATCCTTGATTATCGGGTTTTGCGCACAAGTAAGAAGAATACTAAGACTGAATTCTTGGTTCACTATAAAGGCAAGAGTGCAGCAGATGTTGTTTGGGAGAAAGCAAAAGACCTATGGCAGTTTGATGCTTAAATCAAGGACTATCTCAAAATAGTCTCGATGAGGACATCGAGTTTAAGTTGTGCGGATGGTCTATTAGGCCCGcaaactacttgatctaactgcgtgcagacatgtcaaggacttgggcattggtcttggcatggatgatggcaaaacagtgtcacacaagttcaaggtgcttgggtgttggcaaggcagcTTGAACGTGCATGGTTTACGTGCGGGTTAAGGGCATTGTCAAGGCAGCATGTTTACTTGATGAGGCAAGGCTGTGAAGACTTGGCAGTGTCAGGAACAAAGACAGTTCACCcgaaattgctgaaataaaactaagtgttggaagacagctaaaatattctaagtgttggaagctggctgaaatattctaagtgttggaatgaagcctgaaatattctaagtgttagaatattagtatttcgtgtagataagaatgtaatctgaattagattctatctgtttGAAATATAGCTAttggaaagttagttttgaaccctttgatgacaagtgtcggacaggtgtcatttgtaaccgccgcatgtaactgccattgtgcagaattttgatttaaaggtggaaattcgtctaaggcATAGATAGAGTGTTTCTAGCCTTAGACTAATTCgtgaagccttcctttgtactaattaaaagttaataaaggttgggactGGTTCCTGTAAACTCTGTTGGTTGTTTGACGCTGCtgttttaagtatttctatacttagtcaattttCGTGGGTGCAAGTAGGCTGAGTGTTACAGACGTTTGTAAGACTGCCTGGAGTGGTGTGCgataaaaataaatcgaccctctttcaCCAGGGGCATTGACTGCCTCCGTCATTTGAGGCTGGTTATGGTGCAGACATGGAAGGTCAGCCTAGGTGTTGCGGTCCTCTTCTAGGGTCCCTCATaggtcctaggtggggtcgcACCCAGACGTTAAACCCCTATAATAAGTCATCTAGGTATTTTGGAATATCCCACATCAATTTTTATTAAgatgaacatgtaaaactcactaCAACACATGAAGTCGCAAAAGTACTTTCTAAGGCACACGTTCCCAACGTTATGGACGTACCTgaacatttgacctccaaacctcaccaaactttacacactgacAAGGAACACcattttaaacaaatttaacacaaaattaactcatgaaacattCATGTTGCTTTAGTTCACCATAGTTCATTTTAGGTTATTTCATAACTCATCCATATGAGTCTTAAGTGTGGACAACATGAAGTCCTTGTATATGTTTGGCTCTTTTCAACCATATGATCAATAAGTAGAGATGCTCTTACATATAATTGTGTTACAATacttcccaaaatgagtttTTCAGCTAGCACCTTGCTTTTGGGAACAATACTTCTGTAGAAATAGTAAAGAAGGACTCTGTCGATATCGTCATGATTTGGGCATTCAGATATTTGTTTCTTGCATCTTGCCCATGACTCATGGATCCTCTAACCTCCCAATTGTTTTAAGGTTTGGATTAAATTCCGAAACATCATTACTTATAATGGAGGAAACTCCATTACCTTGCAAATGTCGCTCAATATACTCACATCCTCTTCCTCAAAGcacaaagaatcaaaattaaaattaaaattaagagcCTGTTtagctcagcttaaaagctggtcaaactgacttaaaagctggtttttgacttatttagctgtttggcaatactcaaaacaacttattttaagtttaaaaaacttattttaagccaaaagttaaaagctggggtaggggtgcttttttttagcttataagctgttttaagttgaccatatttttatctttttgtgtttaatatttttatacaatctccaaattacccatataaccctaacatttctttcttccatttttcccttttcacgtttgacataacaacttcagcacttttatccaaacgcataactgcttattttaaaaataagtttcagcacttttaaaagtacttttttaaagctgcttttattaagcccatccaaacgggccctaagttAGTGAACCACAACtaacaagaacaaaaattttatttaactaaAATTCTCAAATAACACTACATCCTAGTAGCAGCACCATTTTGATCAACGTCATCAAAGACACTTCATCCAATACTAAGGGTTGACAATAGTTAGTTAGGATATAATCCAAGCAAGGGTTGAGATCGTTCCCTTAAGGAGTGATTTTGAGAATATTTCAGCTAAGAACAAATTAAGTCTTGCTAGACATTGCTACAAGAAATTATGGAATAAAAACATACTAACTTGGAGGGGGTGGCACAAGTGTCAATTAACAATGGGAGGTtttgtgataaaattaaaaactaaaaatagtaaaaagaagaaaaactaaTGGAGAAACGatattcttgggatgtgattggAATATGATATAAAAGACAACGTAGGGTAATTGTTATTGATAATACATCGTAAATATATGCAACTAGGCTAGACTTTAGTGGGGTAAATTCTCTCTCGAGAAACATACCCTGAGTCAACTTAGTTTCTCTTAAACAACGAGTTCCAACCTTTAAGAACAACCTACACCTTAGCTCAATCACTTTCTAGAGCTGAAAGTATGGGAGAGGTACAAAGACTCACTCTCTCAAGCTGAACCAATGACAGCCAAATAACCATAGACTGTCTATTTAGTAGTCTTAGACCCCGTTTGGATGGACTTAAAAAAATAGCttctaaaaaatactttttgaaagTGTTGGaacttctttttattataagtagttatgtgtttggataaatgTGCTCATGTTAAAAAAAAGGTGTTGGTGTGTTTTGCAAATAAGTGTTCGTAaacacttttttaaataaaaatgtctgCAATGCTCTTATAAGTTGTTAACATGATAAaagttcattaatttaataataatactaataatactaataataataataataataataataataatataaaaaggataataatagtaatatataatttataatatataatataataatatgtaataataataaagaataataaaataaataataatatatactatatgataataataatacataacaataataaagaataataaaattaataataataataataaaataataaaatattaataataataatatataataataataataataacaaattataatgataaaaaaataataaaaataattaaatataaattaaaataataaataataataatataacaatatgtaaataataataataacaataataaataataaataataacaataatatataaaatatttataataataaataataatcataatattatataataataaaaaataataataataataataaaataatataaaaataataataataatataatacataataatgtataatatataataataataaaataaaaaataataataataacaaaaataataaaatattaataataataatatgtaataataataataaagagtaataataataatattataaaatattagtatactaataataataataataataataagtagaagaaataataataataataataataataataataataataatgataaaaatacaagaaataaaggcaaaaaagtaaagtatttgatcaacttaaaagagcaaaaaaaaataaaaaaataccttTTCCAAAGCTTTTAATTTTTGgcttaaaaaaagtttttttttttacttaaaataagtACTTTTAGAATTGTCAAACacttaaataagtcaaaaaccaacttttaagctaatccaaacaggctcttagttATAAAACCTCTCTCTCGATCAAACAGAAAATCCTAAGGTGGATTCGTATTTGCAACTATAACCCCATTCAGTTCAAACACAACTACTAAATGAAACCACATTTAAATAGTGAATAACAATAAGCAACACCCAACAATAGATTTAACTTATATCAACAAAATCACACCCTATGAATTGGGGTTTAAGCTAGACatagaaaaaaggaagaaaatgataCCAAAATCGAGATAACATCAACTCTGTATAATTTATATTCACTTCAAACGAGTCTATGATGATAAATTTCCAACACCCACTTCGAATTTCTTAAAGTTGGAAATTTTGAAATGTCCAAGGTTCAAGAGCAAACTTTTCGAGAGCCTCgcaaaaactcaaaatagaagCTAAGTCTAAAAATTACTATGTAAAACTACAAATTTTGATACTGAgctaaaaatattaacaatttttatagttttcaaaaaattgtgttgTGAATGACCACTCGACCTAGTATGCCTTCAACAATTTTGCATTTTGGATCATTGGGCGACTTAGTACTGCTACGTAGAACTGCTCGCCAAGACACTGACTACTTCTATTCACCGCCGATTAGATCCTTTCCTTCAGGGCTCATCTTACGAGAACTTTAGGCGAGGGTAAGACCCTTTGGTGAACCTCTGATGGTTTTCGGCGATCCTCGGTCTTCACTTCTTCGATATTTCAGGTGCCTTCTTTCCTTTTCGCTCGAATTTGTCCATGCCTCTTTATCCAATTTTAAATACCTACAACTCaagttattttattagttttagaGACAAAATATGTATTTGAGGATACAAAACCTATCAAAACATAGCCTAAGTGAGTCTAAATCATGGAATTATCATACGACGAAGATGCTTTAAAGTTTCATTCTTTTGGTTAACCATGGTATTAATTGGTAGACTCCATTTTGTCCTTGAATTTTAATGAGTCCAGATCTGGACCATATATGTTTCCAAGCGCCAATAGACAGCATATGTGATGTAACTGGTTGGTTCATAGAAGATACATCATATTTCATTTACCTTAGCATCTTGTCCGATCCTTCTCCTTTGTTTAGATTGTGATCATGTATATCTTCGGTCAGAAAATTTCAAGATCAACCCTTGGATATTTTGGCTTTTGACCCTCATGGGGAGGCACAAAGCGATATTTGGCGTCATCCCGATCTCTCAAACTTTTACCATGATCACTTCATTCTTTATTTGACTCTCTCCAACCATTATCACTATCCATGTTCCAACCTTGATTCCAAGACGGCTTTGGATAGTTCGAACGAGAACCCCTACTTGATTTTCTGAGAAATGCACTTTTTCATTGTACATGTCCTCAAAGTGTGCTTCATTTGGATTTACTCCACTAATAATTCCAAACACATTCACAGCATTGGAACAATTTCCCGTGACATGTTATGTCAATAGGtccatttgggtaatttttTTGGTCATGTTTTAATCTCTCTCTTTGTTGTTTTAAAGTTGTTCCTTTGTCAACCCAAAATTCAAAGTAGACATTGAATCTCCTATGGTGTACCATGAATGATTGATTTTCTTCATCTTATGATGCTGTCAAACGGTTGTCTCATGATTCCACCCTCGAATGATCCAGTCTACAAAACCTTTGTTGACTGTGTCAAGGATCCCATAAAAATAATGCAATAACACATTCTCTGGTAACCCATTAGTTGGACATAGAAGTAGCAATTTTTGAAAACTCAACCATGT
Proteins encoded in this window:
- the LOC138337327 gene encoding uncharacterized protein; amino-acid sequence: MSAKELENFIWYMEQYFTAARVSDADKLNITTMYLSGDAKLWWRTRNEDDVSDGCPRIDTWDKLIKEMRDQFLTSNASWLARDTLKRLRQMGSVREYIKEFTSVMLDIQNMSYEDKLHNFISGMQGWAQNELRRQNVKDLPGAIAAADSLVDFWTTRPSTDVRSTSKTKKNNETKGEWRKDSRKYNTNDKGKAQMKDWKDRPNNKDGNSKGCWTCGGPHLAKPCPNREKVNALLAGNMNQREEDEEIVAAMANPLGLSYNHIMGINNVGDISSTSNPHAFLIHIEMKMKEQRVMAMVDTGATHTFVDVKIATKLG